A genomic window from Triticum urartu cultivar G1812 chromosome 7, Tu2.1, whole genome shotgun sequence includes:
- the LOC125526062 gene encoding heat shock 70 kDa protein 16-like, producing the protein MSVVGLDVGNDTLVAAAARQRGIDVLLNAESKRESPAAVAFSHSARLLGAHASGAASSHAPFSSPKRLLLLASRPAPRDLPRLPFPVDVARSGAGGGARVHVDHLGRRIALSPTHILAMLLAYLRQLAEDDLGAPVADCVISVPCYLTQAQRRAYVDAAAVAGLRPLRLMHDLAATALGYGLYRSDLGVAGGPTFVAFVDVGHSDTQAGVVAFDASGMKVLSHGFDADLGGRDFDEVLFEHFAEEFRDRYKIDVVGNVKASMRLRAACEKAKKVLSANAEAVVNIECLMEEKDVRGMIRREDFEKLCAELLERVVGPCRRAMADSGIGLDKLQSVELVGSGSRVPAIARVLAGFFRREPSRTINVSECVARGCALQCAMLSPTFRVREYEVQDVIPASIGFCTNEGPISALTSNTLFRRGQPLPSVKIITLHRTSGFTLDAFYVDENELPPGTSTQIGSFEIGPFEAHSEKSKVKVKIRLNLHGLISVESAVLIDDDQRDANSADSMELDSNDNMDHKSRNEPPMHRQDLQIVESIYGVMSKQELLEAQEQEQQLAYQDKLVERTKERKNALESYVYDTRNKLSERYRSFATDSEREEISVNLQQTEDWLYEEGDDETEAVYTSKLEELKKLVDPIEYRCKDEEARAEATRELLKCIVDHRMAAKSLSAPERDAIDNECTKVELWLRESSQLQESLPKNVDPVVWSHEIKKKEEELDMSCSKIVTSRARGHDNDDGC; encoded by the exons atgAGCGTGGTGGGGCTCGACGTGGGCAACGACACcctggtggcggcggcggcgcggcagcgtGGGATCGACGTGCTGCTCAACGCCGAGTCCAAGCGCGAGTCGCCGGCCGCCGTCGCCTTCTCCCACAGCGCGCGCCTGCTGGGCGCGCACGCGTCCGGCGCCGCATCCTCCCACGCCCCCTTCTCCAGCCCCaagcgcctcctcctcctcgcctcccGCCCCGCCCCCCGCGACCTCCCGCGCCTCCCCTTCCCCGTCGACGTCGCCCGCTCCGGCGCCGGCGGGGGCGCCCGCGTCCACGTCGACCACCTCGGCCGCCGCATCGCGCTCTCCCCGACCCACATCCTCGCCATGTTGCTCGCCTACCTGCGCCAGCTCGCCGAGGACGACCTCGGGGCCCCCGTCGCCGACTGCGTGATCTCCGTCCCCTGCTACCTCACGCAGGCGCAGCGCCGCGCCTACGTCGACGCCGCGGCCGTCGCGGGGCTCCGCCCGCTCCGCCTCATGCACGACCTCGCCGCCACCGCCCTCGGCTACGGCCTCTACCGCTCCGACCTCGGCGTCGCCGGGGGCCCCACCTTCGTCGCCTTCGTCGACGTCGGCCACTCCGACACCCAGGCCGGGGTCGTCGCCTTCGACGCGTCCGGGATGAAGGTGCTGTCGCACGGCTTCGATGCGGACCTGGGCGGCCGGGACTTTGACGAGGTGCTGTTCGAGCATTTCGCTGAGGAGTTCAGGGACAGGTATAAGATCGATGTCGTGGGTAATGTGAAGGCGAGCATGAGGCTGAGGGCCGCCTGTGAGAAGGCGAAGAAGGTGTTGAGCGCGAACGCCGAGGCCGTGGTCAAC ATAGAGTGCCTCATGGAGGAGAAGGACGTGAGGGGGATGATCCGGAGGGAAGACTTTGAGAAGCTCTGTGCTGAGTTGCTGGAGAGAGTTGTTGGGCCGTGCAGGCGGGCGATGGCAGATTCAGGTATTGGATTGGATAAGCTGCAGTCTGTGGAGCTCGTTGGGTCAGGGTCTCGGGTACCTGCTATTGCTAGAGTTCTGGCCGGATTCTTTAGAAGGGAGCCTAGTCGCACAATCAATGTCAGTGAGTGCGTGGCTCGTGGTTGCGCGTTGCAGTGTGCAATGCTTAGTCCCACATTCCGTGTTCGGGAGTATGAG GTGCAAGATGTAATCCCTGCCTCAATAGGATTTTGCACAAATGAAGGCCCAATATCAGCATTGACAAGCAACACATTGTTCCGGAGAGGCCAGCCCCTTCCTAGTGTTAAGATAATTACTTTGCATAGGACCAGTGGTTTTACTTTGGATGCTTTTTACGTGGATGAGAATGAACTGCCCCCTGGCACCTCAACACAAATCGGTAGTTTTGAG ATTGGACCTTTCGAAGCACATAGTGAAAAATCTAAAGTGAAAGTAAAAATCCGGTTAAATCTCCATGGACTTATTTCAGTGGAATCAGCTGTT TTGATTGACGATGATCAAAGGGATGCAAATTCTGCTGACTCTATGGAACTCGATTCCAATGATAACATG GATCACAAGTCGAGAAATGAACCGCCAATGCACCGGCAGGACTTGCAAATTGTTGAGTCTATTTATGGCGTAATGAGCAAGCAGGAATTGCTGGAAGCTCAAGAGCAAGAACAACAACTGGCCTATCAGGATAAACTTGTCGAGCGAACGAAAGAGAGGAAGAACGCATTGGAATCCTACGTGTACGACACCCGTAATAAG CTTTCTGAGAGGTATCGGAGCTTTGCTACTGATTCTGAAAGGGAAGAAATCTCAGTTAATCTACAGCAGACAGAAGATTGGCTTTATGAAGAAGGTGATGATGAGACTGAAGCAGTTTACACTAGTAAACTCGAGGAGCTAAAAAAG CTTGTAGATCCCATTGAATATCGTTGTAAAGATGAGGAAGCCAGAGCTGAAGCTACAAGGGAGCTTCTGAAGTGCATTGTTGACCATAGAATGGCTGCCAAGTCATTATCTGCGCCTGAACGAGATGCT ATTGACAATGAGTGCACTAAAGTTGAGCTGTGGCTGAGGGAGAGCTCGCAACTACAGGAGTCCTTGCCCAAGAATGTTGACCCTGTAGTTTGGTCTCATGAAATCAAGAAAAAGGAAGAGGAGCTGGACAT GTCATGTAGCAAAATAGTAACTAGCAGGGCACGGGGGCATGACAACGATGATGGATGCTAG